The genomic region ATGCCGGCTGGATTGACCGGCTTGCCGTTCATCTCCTCGTGCCATACGCAGCTCACGCGCTTTGCCGTGAGGTTTACCCGCGCGCCCTTGACATAAGGCAACTGCGTCAGCGCCTTTTCGATGGTCGAGATGCAGGCGCCGCAGTGAACGCCTGGGACGCTGAAATCCGATTGCCTGAGACCGGAGCCCAAAGGCTGGCTGGCCAGCAGTGCCTCCTCGGCGCTGATCACGTTGCTGCTCAGCGACAGCACGCCTTCTACATCCATGGTGCAGCATGTCATTGGACGAACCCCGCGGTATTGATCCTGAGTGCCTCGTGCATCACGGTCACGCCCTCGTTCTTCGAAATGACTTCAACGATCCAATCGCCCGACAGGACGCGGTGGCGCGCTTCGAAATGGCCGTCAGGTCTCTTCCGCAATCGAATGACGAAATCCTCCTGGTCGCCGACCGGCCGCCTGAAATGCGCCGTGACCTCGTCAGCGGCGGCTGGCGAACCGCCGCGATCGCGCAACCCATAAACGATCAACCCGTCTTGAAGCGCGAATTCGCCAGAAACGCCGCTTGTGGCCATAGCGCGCATTGCCTGCGCCTTCTTGTTGAATTCCTGGCTTGCGACATAGGCATTTTTCACCACCAGGCCGCTCCAGCTCGACGAGGCGTACCAGGCCATCGTCATGTTGACGGAAATGATGATGCCGAAGAAGGAAAGCATGATGAAAAGCATGTGGCGGCCGGTAAAGCCTTTGCCGTTGGTGATCTGGTGCTCGCTCATTTTCTGGCTCCTGGCGAATTGAAGGCGGCTTTGTAGACCGAGCGATCCGTGCCGACCGGGTCTTCGGCCACGAAAAGAAATTCGCTGAGGG from Rhizobium gallicum bv. gallicum R602sp harbors:
- a CDS encoding FixH family protein — translated: MSEHQITNGKGFTGRHMLFIMLSFFGIIISVNMTMAWYASSSWSGLVVKNAYVASQEFNKKAQAMRAMATSGVSGEFALQDGLIVYGLRDRGGSPAAADEVTAHFRRPVGDQEDFVIRLRKRPDGHFEARHRVLSGDWIVEVISKNEGVTVMHEALRINTAGFVQ